From one Nocardioides yefusunii genomic stretch:
- the rpsF gene encoding 30S ribosomal protein S6: protein MRAYEVMVILEPSIDERTVEPSLEKYLNVITADGGTVDNVDIWGRRRLAYEIKKNAEGIYAVLSLTAEPATVKELDRQLTLNESILRTKVIRPGKR from the coding sequence ATGCGTGCATACGAAGTGATGGTCATCCTCGAGCCCAGCATCGACGAGCGCACTGTCGAGCCGTCCCTCGAGAAGTACCTGAATGTCATCACCGCCGACGGTGGCACCGTCGACAACGTTGACATCTGGGGACGTCGTCGTCTCGCTTACGAGATCAAGAAGAACGCCGAGGGCATCTACGCCGTCCTCTCCCTGACTGCCGAGCCGGCAACCGTCAAGGAGCTGGACCGCCAGCTGACCCTCAACGAGTCCATCCTGCGCACGAAGGTCATCCGCCCGGGCAAGCGCTGA
- a CDS encoding deoxyribonuclease IV produces the protein MTAAPASSTSPASVRVGAHVDAGDPIAEAAARGLDVVQIMIGDPQAWKGHEVAYPGGAEALKEAAEAAGIDVYVHAPYVINVATTNNRIRIPSRKLLQAQMDLAASIGAKGLVVHGGHVNKADDPAKGFDNWRKAVEATDIKVPLLIENTAGGDNAMTRYLERIAGVWDAIDGAEGADRVGFCLDTCHAHAGGNALETVVADVMAITGRVDLVHLNDSRDAFDSGADRHANLGDGNVDPELLVAIAREAGAPALLETPGGAEAHIADVAWLRARL, from the coding sequence ATGACCGCTGCGCCTGCTTCGTCGACCAGCCCCGCGTCCGTCCGGGTCGGAGCCCACGTCGACGCCGGCGACCCCATCGCCGAGGCGGCCGCCCGCGGCCTCGACGTCGTCCAGATCATGATCGGGGACCCGCAGGCCTGGAAGGGCCACGAGGTGGCCTACCCCGGTGGCGCCGAGGCGCTGAAGGAAGCGGCCGAGGCAGCCGGGATCGACGTCTACGTCCACGCCCCGTACGTCATCAACGTCGCCACCACCAACAACCGCATCCGGATCCCCAGCCGCAAGCTGCTGCAGGCCCAGATGGACCTCGCCGCCTCGATCGGAGCCAAGGGCCTGGTGGTCCACGGCGGTCACGTCAACAAGGCCGACGACCCCGCCAAGGGCTTCGACAACTGGCGCAAGGCCGTCGAGGCGACCGACATCAAGGTCCCGCTGCTGATCGAGAACACCGCCGGCGGCGACAACGCCATGACCCGCTACCTGGAGCGGATCGCAGGCGTCTGGGACGCGATCGACGGCGCCGAGGGCGCTGACCGCGTCGGCTTCTGCCTCGACACCTGCCACGCCCACGCCGGCGGCAACGCCCTGGAGACCGTCGTGGCCGACGTCATGGCGATCACCGGCCGGGTCGACCTGGTCCACCTCAACGACTCCCGCGACGCCTTCGACTCCGGCGCCGACCGGCACGCCAACCTCGGGGACGGCAACGTCGACCCCGAGCTGCTCGTCGCGATCGCCCGCGAGGCCGGCGCACCGGCCCTGCTGGAGACCCCCGGCGGAGCCGAGGCCCACATCGCCGACGTGGCCTGGCTGCGCGCGCGTCTCTGA
- a CDS encoding lipid II:glycine glycyltransferase FemX, with protein MSSRDQAVRLVLRSVSPEEHLAFVRAQESASFLQVPAWGPVKSEWRRESVGWFRPGTGDEAAEVMVGAALVLYRQLPKVKRFLAYLPEGPVLDWASFSSPDVHLGDYTAPLLAHLKKKGAFGVRIGPPVVTRRWSSSQIKDGIADENVRRLDDIAPLERSVTGAAVVSQLNELGWIPQSVEGGFAAGQPQYNFHVPLTVDGRAKTEDEVLKSMNQLWRRNIKKAAKEGVVVSRGTRDDLAAFHALYVHTAERDHFTPRPLSYFQKMWDSLTPEEDDRFVLHLAHHEDDLVAATISVRVGAHSWYSYGASSTEKREVRGSNAVQWQMIRSALAAGAKVYDMRGITDTLDADDAHVGLIQFKVGTGGEAVEYVGEWDMPINKLLYTAFDIYMKRR; from the coding sequence GTGTCTTCCCGTGATCAAGCAGTACGTCTCGTCCTGAGGTCGGTGAGCCCCGAGGAACACCTCGCGTTCGTCCGGGCGCAGGAGTCCGCGTCGTTCCTCCAGGTTCCGGCCTGGGGACCCGTGAAGTCGGAGTGGCGCCGCGAGTCCGTGGGCTGGTTCCGCCCCGGCACCGGCGACGAGGCTGCCGAGGTGATGGTCGGTGCCGCACTGGTGCTCTACCGCCAACTCCCGAAGGTCAAGCGCTTCCTGGCGTACCTGCCCGAGGGTCCGGTCCTGGACTGGGCGTCGTTCTCCTCCCCCGACGTGCACCTGGGCGACTACACCGCTCCGCTGCTCGCGCACCTGAAGAAGAAGGGCGCCTTCGGCGTCCGGATCGGCCCGCCGGTGGTGACGCGCCGCTGGTCCTCGTCCCAGATCAAGGACGGCATCGCCGACGAGAACGTGCGTCGCCTCGACGACATCGCACCCCTGGAGCGTTCGGTCACGGGCGCCGCGGTGGTCTCCCAGCTCAACGAGCTGGGCTGGATCCCGCAGTCGGTCGAGGGTGGATTCGCCGCCGGTCAGCCGCAGTACAACTTCCACGTCCCACTGACGGTCGACGGCCGCGCGAAGACCGAGGACGAAGTCCTCAAGTCGATGAACCAGCTCTGGCGCCGCAACATCAAGAAGGCAGCCAAGGAGGGCGTCGTTGTTTCACGTGGAACACGCGACGACCTGGCCGCTTTCCACGCGCTGTACGTCCACACCGCCGAGCGCGACCACTTCACCCCGCGCCCGCTGAGCTACTTCCAGAAGATGTGGGACTCCCTGACGCCGGAGGAGGACGACCGGTTCGTCCTGCACCTGGCCCACCACGAGGACGACCTGGTCGCGGCGACCATCTCGGTCCGCGTCGGTGCTCACTCCTGGTACTCCTACGGCGCTTCGTCGACGGAGAAGCGTGAGGTCCGCGGCTCCAACGCGGTGCAGTGGCAGATGATCCGCTCCGCCCTCGCGGCCGGCGCGAAGGTCTACGACATGCGCGGCATCACCGACACCCTCGACGCCGACGACGCCCACGTCGGCCTGATCCAGTTCAAGGTCGGCACCGGCGGCGAGGCCGTCGAGTACGTCGGCGAGTGGGACATGCCGATCAACAAGCTCCTCTACACGGCGTTCGACATCTACATGAAGAGGCGTTGA
- a CDS encoding alanine racemase: MTLTLTVDGDRWRDHLISVAEATPGLVPVAKGNGYGFGLGRLARRAQWLAERGAALGHTAPGEAWGDVLAVGTYDELAEVADRFDGSLLVLTPWRPFGAALEVDPKLADRVIHTVSRPEDLAALLERQSDARYVLEVVTSMLRHGMDARGLRSLGDLAHRGRLEGVALHLPLAQGSHLGQVRRLITDAISAGLPTTTLWVSHLTSIELAALRASYSDFTIRPRIGTQLWLGERAALTVTAQVLDVHPVERGDLFGYRGRTAPKNGHVLVVSGGTAHGIGLEAPSGDLSLKSRAATLARGGMDAVGFVRSPFAIDGKQRLFAEPPHMQASMLFLPAGSRVPAVGDEVEVRVRYTATTFDRVVVS; this comes from the coding sequence ATGACCCTCACCCTGACCGTCGACGGTGACCGCTGGCGCGATCACCTCATCAGCGTCGCCGAGGCGACCCCGGGCCTCGTGCCCGTCGCCAAGGGCAACGGCTACGGCTTCGGCCTGGGTCGACTGGCCCGACGCGCGCAGTGGCTGGCCGAGCGTGGCGCCGCGCTGGGACACACCGCACCGGGCGAGGCCTGGGGCGACGTCCTGGCCGTCGGGACCTACGACGAGCTCGCCGAGGTCGCTGACCGCTTCGACGGCTCGCTGCTGGTCCTCACCCCGTGGCGCCCGTTCGGTGCCGCGCTCGAGGTGGACCCGAAGCTGGCCGACCGCGTCATCCACACCGTCTCCCGGCCCGAGGACCTCGCCGCTCTGCTGGAGCGTCAGTCCGACGCCCGCTACGTGCTCGAGGTGGTCACCTCGATGCTGCGTCACGGCATGGATGCCCGCGGCCTGCGCAGCCTCGGCGACCTCGCCCACCGCGGTCGTCTGGAAGGCGTCGCGCTGCACCTGCCGCTCGCGCAGGGCTCACACCTGGGTCAGGTGCGTCGCCTCATCACCGACGCGATCTCGGCCGGCCTGCCCACGACGACGTTGTGGGTCAGCCATCTGACCTCCATCGAACTCGCCGCGCTGCGTGCGTCGTACTCGGACTTCACGATCCGTCCCCGGATCGGCACCCAGCTGTGGCTGGGCGAGCGCGCGGCCCTCACGGTGACCGCACAGGTGCTCGACGTGCACCCCGTCGAGCGGGGTGACCTGTTCGGCTACCGCGGTCGCACGGCTCCGAAGAACGGCCACGTCCTGGTGGTCTCCGGCGGCACCGCGCACGGCATCGGCCTGGAGGCTCCCAGCGGTGATCTGTCGCTGAAGTCGCGGGCCGCGACGCTGGCCCGTGGCGGCATGGACGCCGTCGGTTTCGTGCGTTCGCCGTTCGCGATCGACGGCAAGCAGCGTCTCTTCGCCGAGCCGCCGCACATGCAGGCCTCGATGCTGTTCCTGCCGGCCGGTTCGCGGGTTCCGGCAGTGGGCGACGAGGTGGAGGTCCGGGTCCGCTACACCGCGACCACCTTCGACCGCGTCGTCGTCTCCTGA
- a CDS encoding glycosyltransferase family 87 protein — MTSEPNNDNPVGAVPDRDGPHGRLPVATVPAVGGTTPDDGGTVRPTLDDPFVASLSAVLGGPAGAHVGGAPRDPAARRRWWAPVQVLVLLTAVVFALGMLTKAPCAVDDWQDDTVRYTHGCYSDMPYLYSWRGLSDLAWPYSQDPAVRAEFEVMEYPAGISYWAWATGYVTWLVSGAPDVDDPERDLVAESTTYVAVNAVGIAVIAMLTTWLLAGVHRRRPWDAAGWALAPTMALTALVNWDLLAVVTVAGAAWAWSRGHPRLTGVMIGVGTAIKLYPLLLLGAVLVLCLRHWRWRTFLLTLASAVVSWILVNAPAFLTGPAEWKHFFTFNSERGADLGSIWLVLRDWRWPDLSVETVNAASWVFLLLWCLGVLLVGLRAPVTPRFAQLAFLVVAGFLIVNKVYSPQYVLWLLPLAVLAHPRWRDLVLWQLGELVYLVAVWWYLGGLLAPTSGGAWLYWLAIGVRIAAQLWFVAVVVRAVLDPDEDVVGEERGGLHGRPEVGQPA; from the coding sequence GTGACCAGCGAGCCGAACAATGACAACCCCGTGGGGGCCGTCCCGGACCGGGACGGCCCCCACGGTCGTCTCCCGGTGGCCACGGTGCCCGCTGTCGGAGGTACGACGCCCGACGACGGTGGGACCGTCCGTCCCACCCTCGACGATCCGTTCGTGGCCTCGCTGTCGGCGGTGCTCGGCGGCCCGGCCGGGGCGCATGTCGGGGGAGCACCCCGTGACCCGGCCGCCCGACGTCGCTGGTGGGCACCGGTGCAGGTGCTGGTCCTCCTGACCGCGGTGGTGTTCGCCCTCGGGATGCTCACCAAGGCGCCCTGCGCCGTCGACGACTGGCAGGACGACACCGTCCGCTACACCCACGGCTGCTACTCCGACATGCCCTACCTGTACTCGTGGCGGGGTCTCTCCGACCTGGCCTGGCCCTACAGCCAGGACCCCGCGGTGCGCGCCGAGTTCGAGGTGATGGAGTACCCCGCCGGCATCTCCTACTGGGCGTGGGCGACCGGGTACGTCACGTGGCTGGTCTCCGGTGCCCCCGACGTCGACGACCCCGAACGCGACCTCGTCGCCGAGAGCACCACCTACGTCGCGGTCAACGCCGTCGGGATCGCGGTGATCGCGATGCTCACCACGTGGCTGCTCGCCGGCGTCCACCGCCGTCGACCATGGGACGCGGCCGGATGGGCGCTCGCACCGACGATGGCACTGACCGCCCTGGTGAACTGGGACCTGCTGGCGGTCGTCACTGTCGCCGGTGCAGCCTGGGCGTGGTCCCGGGGCCACCCGCGGCTCACCGGCGTCATGATCGGGGTCGGCACCGCGATCAAGCTCTACCCGCTGCTCCTGCTCGGGGCCGTCCTCGTGCTCTGCCTGCGGCACTGGCGCTGGCGGACCTTCCTGCTGACGCTTGCCTCGGCCGTCGTCTCCTGGATCCTCGTCAACGCGCCCGCGTTCCTCACCGGCCCCGCGGAGTGGAAGCACTTCTTCACCTTCAACTCCGAACGCGGCGCCGACCTCGGTTCGATCTGGCTGGTGCTGCGGGACTGGCGCTGGCCCGACCTCTCCGTCGAGACGGTCAACGCCGCCTCCTGGGTGTTCCTGCTGCTGTGGTGCCTCGGGGTGCTGCTGGTGGGGCTGCGGGCTCCCGTCACGCCGCGGTTCGCGCAGTTGGCGTTCCTCGTCGTCGCCGGGTTCCTGATCGTCAACAAGGTCTACTCGCCCCAGTACGTGCTGTGGCTGCTGCCGCTCGCCGTCCTCGCCCACCCGCGCTGGCGCGACCTCGTGCTCTGGCAGCTCGGTGAACTCGTCTACCTGGTGGCGGTCTGGTGGTACCTGGGCGGGCTGCTCGCACCGACCTCCGGGGGCGCGTGGCTCTACTGGCTCGCGATCGGGGTGCGGATCGCGGCGCAGCTCTGGTTCGTCGCCGTCGTGGTCCGGGCCGTACTTGACCCGGACGAGGACGTCGTCGGAGAGGAACGCGGCGGACTCCACGGCCGTCCGGAGGTCGGTCAACCGGCCTGA
- a CDS encoding transglycosylase domain-containing protein, with product MTNQRRAPGKAVTSRSGKQKQNKPQRTRGQKVRRVLLWIAALGLGGLLAGLIAFIALYVMIDIPEENEEFKSETSFVYYADGSSEVGKFAKQNRVPVSLDEMPQTLQDAVVAAENKSFWTDSGLDPKGIVRAAFSNAKAGQTVGGGSTITQQYVKILYLSSERSMTRKVKEAIVSLKIQREMDKREILEGYLNTIFFGRRAYGVQAASRAYFNTDVEDLTLKQSAVLASVLNSPNGMDPSNGDDAKAELKERYQYTLNRMAADGMITQAEADKAKAKLPKFAKVKTENTYGGQRGHMLKLVRDELLREGYTDEQIDGGGLRVTTTFDKQMMADIEEAVAEQRPEGLSDADLHIGAATVEPGTGALKAFFGGQDYLESQINWAATGGMAGSTMKAFTVAAALEDGYSLNDYFQGYSPYVFRGGLKVNNAGEGSHDMGTSVSMITATANSLNTAFVDMSDSMTDGPKKIYKVARAAGISPEERSEKYPGIPTRSVDFNPEDSLITLGKARISPVNMANAYATFANDGKRADVHVVSKVVDEAGETWERDKKTRRVIDSDVNNDTIHALQQVVNQGSGRKALALGRPAAGKTGTATAGSDSDNTHVSSSWFVGFTPQYSTAVMYVRGDGDDPLDGGWMPSYYGGTYPAATWTAAMQRIQSQLPVERFPSPSWVDGNKSNPGSGGRTYSTWTPRPSANPEPSAEPDSEDKGKEKEKGKEKDKEKKPSARPSPTSTPKPTVPPAPTQTPTPTPTPTPTAPPVEPTPTTPPVSPPEEGPEE from the coding sequence GTGACGAATCAACGCAGAGCCCCGGGCAAGGCCGTCACCAGTCGCTCGGGCAAGCAGAAGCAGAACAAGCCGCAGCGCACCCGTGGACAGAAGGTCCGCCGCGTCCTGCTGTGGATCGCTGCGCTGGGCCTGGGCGGACTGCTCGCTGGACTCATCGCGTTCATCGCGCTGTACGTGATGATCGACATCCCGGAGGAGAACGAGGAGTTCAAGTCCGAGACCTCGTTCGTCTACTACGCCGACGGATCCAGCGAGGTCGGGAAGTTCGCGAAGCAGAACCGCGTCCCGGTCTCGCTCGACGAGATGCCGCAGACGCTGCAGGACGCCGTGGTCGCCGCCGAGAACAAGTCCTTCTGGACCGACTCCGGCCTCGACCCCAAGGGCATCGTGCGCGCCGCGTTCTCCAACGCGAAGGCCGGTCAGACCGTCGGTGGTGGCTCGACGATCACCCAGCAGTACGTCAAGATCCTCTACCTGTCCTCCGAGCGCTCCATGACCCGCAAGGTCAAGGAGGCGATCGTGTCGCTGAAGATCCAGCGCGAGATGGACAAGCGGGAGATCCTCGAGGGCTACCTCAACACCATCTTTTTCGGACGTCGTGCCTACGGAGTGCAGGCTGCCTCGCGCGCCTACTTCAACACCGACGTCGAGGACCTCACCCTCAAGCAGTCGGCCGTCCTCGCCTCGGTGCTCAACAGCCCCAACGGCATGGACCCCTCCAACGGTGACGACGCCAAGGCGGAGCTCAAGGAGCGGTACCAGTACACGCTCAACCGGATGGCTGCCGACGGCATGATCACCCAGGCCGAGGCCGACAAGGCCAAGGCCAAGCTGCCCAAGTTCGCCAAGGTCAAGACCGAGAACACCTACGGCGGCCAGCGCGGCCACATGCTCAAGCTGGTCCGTGACGAGCTGCTGCGTGAGGGCTACACCGACGAGCAGATCGACGGCGGTGGCCTCCGCGTCACCACCACCTTCGACAAGCAGATGATGGCCGACATCGAGGAAGCCGTCGCCGAGCAGCGCCCCGAGGGCCTCTCCGACGCTGACCTGCACATCGGTGCAGCGACCGTCGAACCCGGCACCGGCGCCCTCAAGGCGTTCTTCGGCGGCCAGGACTACCTGGAGTCGCAGATCAACTGGGCCGCCACGGGCGGCATGGCCGGATCGACGATGAAGGCATTCACCGTCGCTGCCGCCCTCGAGGACGGCTACTCGCTCAACGACTACTTCCAGGGCTACTCGCCCTACGTCTTCCGCGGCGGACTCAAGGTCAACAACGCCGGCGAGGGTTCCCACGACATGGGCACCAGCGTCTCGATGATCACCGCGACTGCGAACTCGCTCAACACCGCGTTCGTCGACATGAGCGACTCCATGACCGACGGCCCCAAGAAGATCTACAAGGTCGCCCGCGCCGCCGGCATCTCACCGGAGGAGCGGAGCGAGAAGTACCCGGGCATCCCCACCCGCTCGGTCGACTTCAACCCCGAGGACTCCCTGATCACGCTGGGCAAGGCGCGCATCAGCCCGGTCAACATGGCCAACGCCTACGCGACCTTCGCCAACGACGGCAAGCGTGCCGACGTCCACGTCGTCAGCAAGGTCGTCGACGAGGCCGGCGAGACCTGGGAACGCGACAAGAAGACCCGCCGCGTCATCGACTCCGACGTCAACAACGACACCATCCACGCCCTCCAGCAGGTCGTGAACCAGGGGTCGGGTCGCAAGGCACTTGCCCTGGGCCGTCCGGCTGCCGGCAAGACCGGTACCGCGACCGCAGGATCCGACAGTGACAACACGCACGTGTCGTCGTCGTGGTTCGTCGGTTTCACCCCGCAGTACTCCACCGCGGTGATGTACGTCCGCGGTGACGGCGACGACCCGCTCGACGGCGGCTGGATGCCGAGCTACTACGGCGGGACCTACCCGGCCGCGACCTGGACGGCTGCGATGCAGCGCATCCAGTCGCAGCTCCCGGTCGAGCGTTTCCCGTCGCCCTCCTGGGTCGACGGCAACAAGTCCAACCCGGGCAGCGGCGGACGCACCTACTCGACCTGGACGCCCAGGCCCAGCGCGAACCCCGAGCCCAGCGCCGAGCCCGACAGCGAGGACAAGGGCAAGGAGAAGGAGAAGGGCAAGGAGAAGGACAAGGAGAAGAAGCCTTCCGCGCGTCCCTCGCCCACCAGCACTCCCAAGCCCACCGTGCCGCCTGCTCCGACGCAGACCCCGACGCCCACCCCGACCCCGACGCCCACCGCGCCGCCGGTCGAACCCACGCCGACCACTCCGCCGGTCTCGCCGCCCGAGGAGGGTCCCGAGGAGTGA
- a CDS encoding PadR family transcriptional regulator has product MARRGETIELAVLGLLHEGPLHGYELRKRLNLILGWGRLLSYGSLYPTLKKMLRERLITEVDSVPAPVTGRPRIVYRVTDAGTAEFHRLMAEVGPNAWEDDAFGIRFNFFSSTNLETRLRVLEGRRTRLEERLARVRGDLEGEQKRPVRSDHYAIELRRQRVEAVEREVRWLSDLIQAERDRQDERGTAPQTS; this is encoded by the coding sequence GTGGCACGTCGCGGAGAAACCATCGAGCTCGCAGTCCTCGGACTGCTGCACGAGGGACCCCTCCACGGCTACGAGCTCCGCAAGCGCCTCAACCTGATTCTCGGGTGGGGTCGTCTGCTGTCGTACGGGTCCCTGTACCCGACGCTGAAGAAGATGCTCCGTGAGCGCCTCATCACCGAGGTCGACTCCGTCCCGGCGCCCGTCACGGGCCGCCCCCGCATCGTCTACCGCGTCACCGACGCCGGCACCGCGGAGTTCCACCGCCTGATGGCGGAGGTGGGTCCCAATGCATGGGAAGACGACGCCTTCGGCATCCGCTTCAACTTCTTCTCCTCGACGAACCTGGAGACCCGCCTGCGGGTCCTCGAGGGTCGCCGTACCCGCCTGGAGGAACGTCTCGCCCGCGTGCGCGGCGACCTCGAGGGAGAGCAGAAGCGTCCCGTCCGCTCCGACCACTACGCCATCGAACTCCGGCGGCAGAGGGTCGAAGCGGTAGAGCGAGAGGTCCGGTGGCTCTCGGACCTGATCCAGGCCGAGCGAGACCGACAGGACGAACGGGGCACAGCCCCCCAGACCTCCTGA
- a CDS encoding inositol-3-phosphate synthase yields MGSVRVAIVGVGNCATSLIQGVEYYKDADASSTVPGLMHVQFGDYHVKDVEFVAAFDVDAKKVGFDLSEAIHASENNTIKITDVPPTGVIVQRGPTLDGIGKYYSETIELSDAEPVDVVAALKAAEVDVLVSYLPVGSEQADKFYAQCAIDAGVAFVNALPVFIASDPEWAKKFEDAGVPIVGDDIKSQVGATITHRVMAKLFEDRGVTLDRTYQLNVGGNMDFKNMLERERLESKKVSKTQAVTSNLTGPLAGKVYDKNVHIGPSDYVAWLDDRKWAYVRLEGRAFGDVPLNLEYKLEVWDSPNSAGIIIDAVRAAKIAKDRGVGGPILPASAYLMKSPPVQMNDDEGRAQLEAFIKGV; encoded by the coding sequence ATGGGTTCCGTACGCGTTGCAATCGTGGGCGTGGGCAACTGCGCCACGTCGCTCATCCAGGGCGTGGAGTACTACAAGGACGCTGACGCGTCGAGCACCGTTCCGGGCCTCATGCACGTCCAGTTCGGTGACTACCACGTCAAGGACGTCGAGTTCGTCGCTGCGTTCGACGTCGACGCCAAGAAGGTCGGCTTCGACCTCTCCGAGGCCATCCACGCCTCCGAGAACAACACCATCAAGATCACCGACGTGCCGCCGACCGGCGTCATCGTCCAGCGTGGCCCGACCCTTGACGGCATCGGCAAGTACTACTCCGAGACCATCGAGCTCTCCGACGCCGAGCCCGTCGACGTCGTCGCCGCGCTCAAGGCCGCCGAGGTCGACGTCCTCGTCTCCTACCTCCCGGTCGGTTCCGAGCAGGCTGACAAGTTCTACGCCCAGTGCGCCATCGACGCCGGCGTGGCCTTCGTCAACGCTCTCCCCGTCTTCATCGCTTCCGACCCCGAGTGGGCCAAGAAGTTCGAGGACGCCGGTGTCCCGATCGTCGGTGACGACATCAAGTCCCAGGTCGGCGCCACCATCACCCACCGCGTGATGGCGAAGCTGTTCGAGGACCGCGGCGTGACGCTGGACCGCACCTACCAGCTCAACGTCGGCGGCAACATGGACTTCAAGAACATGCTCGAGCGTGAGCGTCTTGAGTCCAAGAAGGTCTCCAAGACCCAGGCCGTCACGTCCAACCTCACCGGCCCGCTGGCCGGCAAGGTCTACGACAAGAACGTCCACATCGGCCCGTCCGACTACGTCGCCTGGCTCGACGACCGCAAGTGGGCCTACGTCCGCCTCGAGGGTCGCGCCTTCGGTGACGTCCCGCTGAACCTCGAGTACAAGCTCGAGGTCTGGGACTCCCCGAACTCCGCCGGCATCATCATCGACGCCGTGCGCGCCGCGAAGATCGCCAAGGACCGCGGCGTCGGTGGCCCGATCCTCCCGGCCTCGGCCTACCTGATGAAGTCCCCGCCGGTCCAGATGAACGACGACGAGGGTCGCGCGCAGCTCGAGGCCTTCATCAAGGGCGTCTGA
- a CDS encoding 1-aminocyclopropane-1-carboxylate deaminase/D-cysteine desulfhydrase, with product MSETTSLIQQAWPDVDLDRVVLGAAPTPVQRLVLDGVDAGVELWVKREDAYGDGAWGGNKVRKLEWILAEAKRRGVTSLLTLGGIGTHWGLACARYGAEHGLRTTLALVDQPIDDHVRQQWALLQSSGAVINRFVDMETARQSIKSIEEEMSSEQGEHVWSLPMGGSNEYGTLGYVEAALEIAAQVEAGEMSAPGTVVVPVGSGGTVAGVLLGLAAAGLRTHVLGVVVNDGLDLSAEAVAALANRTADLLRERGAVDVPVISPDDVEARIDWLGATYGDPTPASVAMVEAAARAGLEIEPVYTGKALAAVAALGTALTGPVLWMNTHGPR from the coding sequence ATGTCTGAGACCACCTCCCTGATCCAGCAGGCCTGGCCCGACGTAGATCTCGATCGGGTCGTGCTGGGCGCCGCGCCGACGCCGGTGCAGCGGCTCGTTCTCGACGGTGTCGACGCTGGCGTCGAGCTCTGGGTGAAGCGCGAGGACGCCTACGGCGACGGCGCGTGGGGTGGCAACAAGGTCCGCAAGCTGGAGTGGATCCTGGCTGAGGCGAAGCGTCGTGGGGTGACGTCGTTGCTGACCCTGGGCGGGATCGGGACGCACTGGGGACTGGCCTGCGCACGCTACGGAGCCGAGCACGGACTGCGCACGACGCTGGCCCTGGTGGACCAGCCGATCGACGACCACGTGCGTCAGCAGTGGGCGCTGCTGCAGTCCTCGGGTGCGGTGATTAATCGCTTTGTCGACATGGAGACTGCGCGACAAAGCATCAAATCGATTGAGGAAGAAATGTCCTCTGAGCAGGGAGAACACGTCTGGTCGCTGCCGATGGGCGGCTCCAACGAGTACGGGACCCTGGGGTACGTCGAAGCCGCACTCGAAATCGCAGCCCAGGTGGAGGCCGGGGAGATGTCCGCCCCCGGCACCGTCGTCGTGCCCGTCGGATCGGGCGGAACCGTGGCCGGCGTGCTGCTCGGTCTCGCCGCCGCAGGGCTGCGCACCCACGTCCTCGGCGTCGTCGTCAACGACGGTCTCGACCTCTCTGCCGAGGCTGTCGCCGCCCTCGCCAACCGCACCGCCGATCTGCTCCGCGAACGTGGGGCCGTCGACGTTCCGGTCATCTCTCCCGACGACGTCGAGGCCCGCATCGACTGGCTCGGCGCCACCTACGGCGACCCCACACCCGCGTCGGTCGCGATGGTCGAGGCAGCAGCCCGGGCCGGCCTGGAGATCGAACCCGTCTACACCGGGAAGGCGCTCGCCGCCGTCGCCGCGCTCGGGACTGCCCTCACCGGGCCCGTGCTGTGGATGAACACGCACGGGCCACGCTGA
- a CDS encoding SRPBCC family protein — protein MGKTTRHLVLATIEQSVDVAAPPSSVWPLVSDLKRLAEWSPQVMRSFVTGGGEIGQGTRLLNLNRRGLLVWPTHSQVVRFDPEREIAWRIKENGATWSFSLEAHGAGTRLVQHRELPDGLSELSISLTDRFLGGQPTFQAELQQGMRDTLAWIKSVAEQG, from the coding sequence ATGGGAAAGACCACACGCCACCTCGTCCTGGCCACGATCGAGCAGTCCGTCGACGTGGCGGCGCCACCTTCATCAGTGTGGCCGCTGGTGAGCGATCTCAAACGCCTCGCCGAGTGGAGCCCGCAGGTGATGCGCTCCTTCGTCACTGGCGGTGGGGAGATCGGGCAGGGGACGCGGCTGCTCAATCTCAATCGCCGTGGACTGCTCGTGTGGCCGACGCACTCACAGGTGGTGCGCTTCGATCCTGAGCGTGAGATCGCGTGGCGAATCAAGGAGAACGGCGCGACGTGGTCGTTCAGCCTGGAGGCGCACGGCGCCGGCACCCGACTGGTGCAACATCGTGAGCTCCCCGACGGTCTCTCCGAACTCTCGATCAGCCTGACCGACCGGTTCCTCGGCGGCCAGCCGACCTTCCAGGCCGAACTGCAGCAGGGGATGCGAGACACCTTGGCGTGGATCAAGAGCGTCGCGGAGCAGGGGTGA